From Phragmites australis chromosome 5, lpPhrAust1.1, whole genome shotgun sequence, a single genomic window includes:
- the LOC133918902 gene encoding uncharacterized protein LOC133918902: protein MATSRREPQPNARVNWSVRNTSPMLKPGKPDQGRRARSVPTSPDRRLSPSPASSSSNACRPSSSFNARTTSSRSTSGSASSSADGKTLHSASSITGAKQANTMRRKADKPGATSVWPPALATPNTSLKDITRAAKSPSTVQKSKLSTKPGTEKMATSCLKLRTQKAMLGALGAGKTQAVSSARAPGALSKRRMGAENSVSIQRTRSVPARQIAAPKIEEQEVELLMEFDEMESISTPSIDEHLQERLPDPVELKPIDVITYATSEDALSEPSSNQEEYKNKVTEHISEEKHEEKDNEDLKGGNNVEVGINSEVNVTKEAASKNELKEDVDETKLNKAVSETELNEPVDETELNEAVSETELKKAVDETKLKEAVNETELKDAVSEPELIVKEEAKFEEEMMLPTKTLELVQRWRKDDERSNEVTEEGRSKPMQERKNKVMALVGKFETVMSNGE, encoded by the coding sequence ATGGCAACATCAAGGAGGGAGCCTCAACCAAATGCTAGGGTCAACTGGAGCGTCAGGAATACGTCCCCAATGCTCAAACCCGGTAAACCTGACCAAGGGCGGCGTGCAAGGTCTGTCCCAACCTCTCCTGATCGCAGGTTATCCCCATCCCCTGCCTCGAGTTCATCCAATGCATGCCGGCCCTCATCATCGTTCAATGCTCGCACCACCTCATCCCGGTCCACATCTGGCTcagcctcttcttctgctgACGGGAAGACACTGCACTCTGCTTCCTCCATAACCGGTGCAAAGCAAGCTAACACAATGAGAAGAAAAGCAGATAAGCCTGGCGCTACATCTGTATGGCCTCCAGCCCTTGCAACACCCAATACCTCATTGAAGGATATAACCAGGGCAGCAAAATCACCATCAACTGTGCAGAAGAGTAAGCTATCTACAAAGCCTGGTACTGAGAAGATGGCAACGTCTTGTCTAAAGCTGAGAACTCAGAAAGCAATGCTGGGAGCTCTTGGAGCTGGAAAAACTCAAGCTGTGTCTTCGGCCCGTGCTCCTGGCGCCTTATCAAAGAGAAGAATGGGAGCTGAAAATTCTGTCTCTATCCAGAGGACAAGAAGTGTACCGGCAAGACAAATAGCGGCACCAAAAATTGAGGAGCAAGAAGTCGAGCTGTTGATGGAATTTGATGAGATGGAGAGCATAAGCACCCCTTCCATAGATGAGCACTTGCAAGAACGGCTCCCTGACCCTGTCGAGCTGAAACCTATTGATGTCATTACTTATGCTACATCTGAAGATGCTTTAAGCGAGCCATCCTCTAATCAAGAGGAATACAAGAACAAGGTCACAGAGCACATTTCAGAAGAGAAACATGAAGAGAAAGACAACGAAGACCTGAAAGGAGGTAACAATGTTGAAGTTGGAATTAATAGCGAAGTAAATGTCACGAAGGAAGCCGCCAGCAAAAATGAGTTAAAGGAAGATGTTGATGAAACCAAGTTAAACAAGGCTGTCAGTGAAACTGAGTTAAATGAACCTGTTGATGAAACCGAACTAAATGAAGCTGTCAGTGAAACTGAATTAAAAAAAGCTGTTGACGAAACCAAGTTAAAGGAAGCTGTCAATGAAACTGAGTTGAAGGATGCTGTCTCTGAACCCGAATTAATAGTAAAAGAAGAGGCTAAGTTTGAGGAGGAGATGATGCTGCCAACGAAGACCCTGGAGTTGGTACAGAGGTGGAGGAAGGATGATGAGAGGAGCAATGAAGTGACAGAGGAGGGCAGGAGCAAGCCTATGCAGGAGAGAAAGAACAAGGTAATGGCCTTGGTGGGAAAATTTGAGACTGTCATGTCTAACGGAGAGTGA
- the LOC133918903 gene encoding uncharacterized protein LOC133918903 encodes MPSSTPPPQNLLPLPSPAVGQSTRVNLGEIKLKLIKRIGAERAKKYFEHLQRFLSLRLSKTVFDKFFLTILGHENVQLHNQLILSIFHNACRASGPPTVNAPKSIGVAKNSNHVLIPPVPVCDNGDIPHQHVKDHHPPSRNADASKWHPSSDNGEDVVQENGVTHLTKLKRFPWPQQSELVEPLVKRPRVENVYSDLFDSPNSNYPVGIVDRENLEVIAHQARDPVIAPLGVAFCSGRFSGSWKPLTLSSSAGSDNSIGCYDLGQLCDTSSLRKRMGKMAETEGLDGVSLECANSLNNGIDFFLKKLIGSCIELVIAGSQYDRINPKALQQQLSRKLVRGLQLQSQVHGQSGSTCPQISSISLQDLKVVSQLNPQLLGVNASLLLEKMNPYD; translated from the coding sequence ATGCCATCATCGACACCACCACCACAAAACTTGCTCCCCCTACCATCACCAGCGGTTGGGCAGAGCACTCGTGTTAATCTTGGGGAGATCAAACTAAAACTCATTAAGAGGATTGGTGCAGAGCGAGCAAAGAAGTACTTTGAGCACCTGCAGAGGTTTTTATCTTTGAGGCTGAGCAAGACCGTGTTTGACAAGTTCTTCCTCACAATACTTGGTCATGAGAACGTTCAGCTTCATAACCAACTCATTCTCTCTATCTTCCACAATGCTTGTCGAGCAAGTGGGCCACCAACAGTCAATGCACCTAAATCAATTGGAGTTGCCAAGAATTCAAATCATGTGTTAATTCCTCCAGTTCCAGTCTGTGACAATGGTGATATTCCACATCAACATGTGAAGGACCACCATCCACCAAGTAGAAATGCAGATGCATCTAAATGGCATCCATCATCGGATAATGGCGAGGATGTTGTCCAGGAGAATGGTGTTACACATTTGACCAAACTGAAGAGATTTCCATGGCCTCAACAAAGTGAGCTTGTGGAGCCACTGGTCAAACGACCACGTGTGGAAAATGTGTATTCAGATTTATTTGACTCACCAAATAGCAACTATCCTGTTGGGATTGTTGACAGAGAAAATTTGGAAGTGATTGCACATCAGGCTCGAGATCCAGTAATTGCCCCACTAGGGGTTGCTTTCTGTTCTGGTCGTTTCAGTGGCAGTTGGAAACCTTTGACACTTTCCTCTAGCGCTGGCAGTGATAACTCTATTGGTTGTTATGACCTTGGTCAGCTGTGTGACACTTCATCACTGAGAAAGCGAATGGGAAAAATGGCAGAAACAGAAGGGTTGGATGGTGTGTCATTAGAGTGTGCTAATTCATTGAATAATGGAATtgattttttcttgaaaaagcTTATTGGATCTTGTATTGAGCTAGTTATAGCAGGATCTCAGTATGATCGAATAAATCCTAAGGCACTGCAGCAACAACTGAGTCGAAAGCTAGTAAGAGGTTTACAGCTGCAAAGTCAGGTGCATGGTCAAAGCGGTAGTACATGTCCACAAATCAGCTCGATTTCGTTGCAAGACTTAAAGGTAGTATCACAGCTAAATCCTCAGCTGCTTGGAGTTAACGCGTCACTGCTACTCGAAAAGATGAATCCATATGACTAA